The Pangasianodon hypophthalmus isolate fPanHyp1 chromosome 2, fPanHyp1.pri, whole genome shotgun sequence genome window below encodes:
- the nol11 gene encoding nucleolar protein 11-like, translating into MAALYESYTLCGLVPAQNSADSGIQGIEPDGDEDRVIVTDCARSVTVYKVSDQKPLGSWAVKQGQRVSCPAVYNTQTNEYVVVTDEKIIRVWKDEEVSLDKAFKATVSAEIYRVHSAPEQEPVVLFQRGAVRLLDSLLTAPQQPIEEALSQEEVIRWSTVVRAEQRLILLFSTEQKGEHFLYVQRFSPNTLSKHRLETEPGVSTPLSCTATFRDGNIHLLYLLRSGGVYESILAARPAVSAPAEEIQALPRSLLLQLPAGDGELSCASLLPLDQAHIAVVGVPHPSAGTGKDFLCLWNTHFQTLQAARELPGRIYGQMWCYSSKLFVCHGKALSVIPFECQKSSLATAMGKLKQTNTSESKGPALVPSWNDLLHGSTTQTHTQGKSRSLSTRRTKTSSKHQPCPTVEQLAEDIKVSAVQEVERQVQEFLSGAEQEALHLSAGRLACELVARCQAEPGFYPHAALLQLVDTHYLCHSVCPDLLMLALEKSDFRLCQFCLQLFPDIPEAVTCACLKTILSVPDTELERMDLEADSLLFMKALTQSPDSDRDQQNGFCPPPADEESCDVPSETPALGPKPPRDPLALDMSCPVGLHKGALLNEILQTAYSDNLLLPHLKDLSVSHVILLLQYLRFLYLKYSQDAHAQIRTLRMPAINQILDWVCLLLDAHFTVLVLAPEAKSLLSGLHKFVRSQVKLYSELGKIEGSLEALKQSKQSQEMGQYSIEVLELF; encoded by the exons ATGGCGGCGCTGTATGAATCGTACACGCTGTGTGGGCTCGTGCCAGCGCAGAACTCCGCAGACTCGGGGATTCAGGGGATCGAGCCGGACGGAGATGAGGACCGTGTGATCGTTACCGACTGCGCGCGATCTGTCACCGTGTACAag GTTTCTGATCAGAAGCCACTGGGCAGCTGGGCAGTGAAGCAGGGCCAGCGTGTGTCCTGTCCTGCTGTCTATAACACACAGACGAACGAATATGTGGTCGTTACAGATGAAAAG ATCATCAGAGTTTGGAAAGATGAAGAAGTCAGTCTCGACAAAGCCTTTAAAGCAACA gtgtctGCTGAGATATACAGAGTGCACTCAGCCCCAGAGCAGGAGCCGGTCGTGCTGTTTCAGCGCGGTGCTGTTCGACTCCTCGACTCGCTCCTCACTGCTCCTCAGCAGCCCATAGAGGAGGCGCTGTCACAGGAGGAGGTCATCAG GTGGAGTACAGTGGTGCGGGCGGAGCAGCGGCTCATCCTTCTTTTCAGCACAGAacag aaaggaGAACACTTCCTGTATGTCCAGAGGTTCAGTCCTAACACACTATCAAAGCACAGGTTGGAGACGGAGCCCGGTGTGTCGACCCCCCTCAGCTGCACTGCCACCTTCAGAGACGGAAACATACACCTGCTGTACCTGT TACGGAGTGGTGGTGTGTATGAGAGCATTCTGGCAGCTCGACCTGCAGTTTCTGCACCAGCTGAAGAAATTCAGGCTCTGCCACGCTCTCTGCTCTTACAGCTGCCCGCTGGAGACGGAGAGCTGAGCTGTGCCTCGCTCCTGCCTCTCGACCAGGCTCACATAGCTGTTGTGGGAGTACCACATCCCTCAGCCGGAACTGGGAAAG ATTTCCTGTGTCTGTggaacacacactttcagactCTGCAGGCTGCCAGAGAGCTTCCAGGAAGGATATATGGCCAG ATGTGGTGCTACTCCAGCAAGCTGTTTGTGTGTCATGGGAAAGCGCTCTCTGTGATTCCCTTTGAGTGTCAGAAGTCATCTCTGGCCACCGCCATGGGGAAGCTGAAACAGACCAACACCAGCG aGAGCAAGGGTCCAGCGCTTGTGCCGTCCTGGAACGATCTGCTTCATGGCAGTAcgacgcagacacacacacaggggaagAGCCGGAGCTTGTCCACACGGAGGACT AAGACAAGCTCAAAGCACCAGCCGTGCCCGACAGTCGAGCAGCTGGCAGAGGACATCAAG GTGAGCGCTGTGCAGGAGGTGGAGAGACAGGTGCAGGAGTTTCTCAGTGGAGCGGAGCAGGAAGCGTTACACCTCTCAGCCGGGAGACTGGCGTGTGAACTTGTGGCGCGGTGTCAAGCAGAGCCAGGGTTCTACCCACATGCTGCCCTGCTGCAGCTGGTCGACACACACTACCTGTGCCACAG CGTGTGTCCTGACCTGCTAATGCTGGCTTTAGAGAAAAGCGACTTCCGCCTCTGCCAGTTCTGCCTGCAGCTCTTCCCTGATATTCCTGAAGCTGTTACCTGTGCCTGTCTCAAAACTATCCTTAG tgtTCCAGACACAGAATTGGAGCGCATGGATCTGGAGGCAGACAGTCTGCTCTTCATGAAGGCTCTTACTCAGAGCCCTGATTCAGACAGAGACCAACAAAACGGTTTTTGTCCTCCCCCAGCGGATGAGGAAAGCTGTGATGTTCCTTCAGAAACCCCGGCTCTCGGCCCCAAACCCCCCAGAGACCCGTTAGCTCTGGATATGAGCTGTCCTGTGGGACTACACAAAGGAGCACTACT CAACGAGATTCTGCAGACGGCATACAGCGACAATCTTCTCCTTCCCCATCTAAAAGACCTCAGCGTCTCACACGTTATA CTCCTCCTGCAGTACCTGAGGTTCCTGTACCTGAAATATTCTCAAGATGCCCACGCTCAGATCCGCACCTTACGAATGCCAGCCATAAATCAG ATTTTGGATTGGGTTTGCTTGTTGCTCGATGCGCACTTCACAGTCCTGGTTTTGGCTCCTGAAGCTAAGAGCTTGCTCTCCGGCCTTCACAAGTTTGTGAGATCACAA